A single Acidaminococcus sp. DNA region contains:
- a CDS encoding NlpC/P60 family protein, which produces MNIRKTLTTMLVVFVALPLSVSFAATKNRPLKVGDKGWKVKTVQIKLNTLGMKTPKTGRYTRETERQVRAFQQTHHLKVTGKVDDTTYFRINEAAFEKEGIHGIRGKDIVKTASKYKGVPYSFGGTTPRAFDCSGFVQYVFKKHNAKLPRTADLQYQQGLFVTQRQLQPGDLVFFTTYEPGASHVGIYAGNGLFWNATSSRGVQLCSLSDDYWKRRYYGAKRVLVPVDKKRSYR; this is translated from the coding sequence ATGAATATTCGTAAAACGTTAACGACTATGCTGGTCGTATTCGTTGCGCTGCCTCTGTCTGTCAGTTTCGCAGCGACGAAAAATCGGCCTTTGAAAGTCGGGGATAAGGGTTGGAAGGTGAAAACCGTCCAAATCAAATTGAATACGCTGGGTATGAAGACTCCGAAGACGGGCCGCTATACCCGTGAGACGGAACGTCAGGTTCGCGCCTTCCAGCAGACTCACCACCTGAAAGTAACGGGTAAGGTGGATGATACCACCTATTTCCGGATCAACGAAGCGGCTTTTGAAAAGGAAGGTATCCACGGTATCCGGGGTAAAGATATCGTCAAGACGGCTTCCAAGTACAAAGGCGTGCCATACAGCTTCGGCGGTACGACGCCGCGGGCATTCGACTGCTCCGGTTTTGTGCAGTATGTATTCAAGAAACACAATGCGAAGCTGCCGCGCACGGCGGATCTTCAGTATCAGCAGGGGCTCTTTGTGACGCAGCGTCAGCTGCAGCCCGGGGATCTGGTATTCTTCACGACGTATGAACCGGGGGCTTCTCACGTCGGTATCTACGCCGGCAACGGACTTTTCTGGAATGCCACTTCTTCTCGCGGCGTCCAGCTGTGCAGTTTGTCTGATGATTATTGGAAGAGACGGTATTACGGGGCGAAGAGGGTACTCGTCCCAGTAGATAAAAAAAGATCATATCGCTAA
- a CDS encoding rod shape-determining protein RodA codes for MLRKRFLIWDNPKDAMVAFVLFLMGLGAINVFSASFVMAAASGSPYHYLFRYLIFAVIGVAVMIFLGRKDYHIWLKHDHLIYGFCLVMLLAVEVLGRSVKGAQRWIIIGHFSFQPSEIVKLAIILVGAAWLGKMMDKGVRPQLFSHTMPPILFMTRKAVPMIATLIPAALVFHQPDMGTAAIILALILIMYYLAGLEKWEIGLIFLLLAAAVVMAVKMFPYRLNRIYVWLDPWKDAQNYGYQAVQSFVTIGSGGLIGDPVGMGSGKFFYLPEAHTDFAFAIFCQEMGFIGAVALILLFSLLSLAIFNIGRNTQDRSGFLLVTGVNFLVVGQAFANMAMVTGILPVIGVPLSFISYGGTSLIVSLAAIGLAISVYRDEVRREEAEIPKKPPVPVYHDSHYVGHRRPGGRWSR; via the coding sequence ATGTTGCGTAAGCGTTTCCTGATCTGGGATAACCCTAAGGATGCTATGGTGGCCTTTGTGCTTTTTTTAATGGGCCTTGGGGCTATAAATGTATTCAGCGCCAGCTTTGTCATGGCTGCCGCTTCAGGGTCGCCTTACCACTATTTGTTTCGTTATTTGATTTTTGCTGTCATCGGCGTTGCCGTGATGATTTTTCTCGGCAGGAAGGATTATCATATCTGGCTGAAACATGATCATCTCATCTATGGTTTCTGCCTGGTAATGCTGCTTGCGGTAGAGGTACTGGGCCGGTCGGTCAAAGGTGCCCAGCGCTGGATTATCATCGGACATTTTTCCTTCCAGCCGTCAGAAATTGTCAAGCTGGCCATTATCCTTGTGGGGGCCGCCTGGCTTGGCAAGATGATGGACAAGGGAGTCCGGCCCCAGCTCTTTTCACACACGATGCCGCCTATTCTCTTTATGACGCGTAAAGCAGTCCCCATGATTGCCACGTTGATTCCGGCAGCGCTCGTTTTTCACCAGCCTGATATGGGCACTGCAGCAATTATTCTTGCACTTATACTCATCATGTATTACCTTGCGGGGCTGGAAAAATGGGAGATAGGATTGATATTTCTGCTGCTTGCAGCCGCTGTCGTCATGGCCGTTAAGATGTTTCCGTACCGACTGAACCGCATTTATGTCTGGCTGGATCCATGGAAAGATGCCCAGAATTATGGATATCAGGCTGTTCAGTCATTCGTGACTATTGGCAGCGGCGGACTTATCGGCGATCCGGTGGGCATGGGATCCGGTAAGTTTTTCTACCTGCCGGAAGCACATACGGACTTTGCTTTTGCTATTTTTTGCCAGGAAATGGGCTTTATCGGTGCAGTGGCGCTGATTCTGCTCTTCTCTTTGCTCTCTCTTGCAATTTTCAATATTGGCCGGAATACGCAGGATAGAAGCGGATTCCTTCTCGTGACGGGGGTTAATTTCCTTGTCGTCGGACAAGCTTTTGCTAATATGGCCATGGTAACGGGAATTCTCCCCGTCATCGGTGTGCCCCTTTCCTTTATCAGTTACGGTGGTACCAGTCTGATTGTGAGTCTGGCTGCCATTGGCCTCGCTATTTCGGTGTACAGGGATGAAGTGCGCCGTGAAGAGGCCGAAATACCGAAGAAACCACCGGTACCGGTCTATCATGATTCCCATTATGTGGGACACAGACGTCCCGGCGGGAGGTGGTCACGGTGA
- a CDS encoding long-chain-fatty-acid--CoA ligase, producing MLFFDIYANHPDEAEAIIDQDRHVTYGELRRLVDQWAGVFQKKGVQPGDRVGLFSKNCIDFILTYFAVVRAGGVVVPINFQLVPREVAYIVHDAGIKLLVVKKPMALEDPLKEMGGPECEQVTFAELEQAPAETLKEVPMQPDDNCSIIYTSGTTGSPKGAMLSHTDLCANARDFTMAVPYNEKDTVLCLLPMYHCFAWTVCVASTLLHGGRIVIQSVYNFKTAMRLVRKHKVTVFTGVPAVFRLLCESRDLESVESVRFFISGAAPLGLDLGRTFAVKYGRPVFEGYGLSEASPVVTFNYPGKIKIGSIGVPIPNVQVKIVSPDGKEMERCERGEVLVKGPNVMLGYLNRPEETKSTIVDGWLHTGDVGYIDEDGFVFLVDRIKDLIISSGENVYPREIEEAACKFEGIAEAAVIGVPDKLRGESICIYVVPQEGIKPNLKALRQYLLGQVAPYKVPREYFLVSELPRTGLGKVRKPELRKKAIAVLSENRLAGRVL from the coding sequence ATGCTGTTTTTTGATATTTATGCCAATCATCCTGATGAAGCAGAAGCCATTATCGATCAGGACCGTCATGTAACTTACGGAGAACTGCGGAGACTCGTTGATCAGTGGGCCGGCGTGTTCCAGAAAAAAGGTGTTCAGCCGGGTGACCGGGTAGGTCTGTTCAGTAAAAACTGTATTGATTTTATTTTGACGTATTTTGCGGTAGTGCGTGCCGGCGGGGTTGTTGTACCTATTAACTTCCAGCTGGTTCCGCGCGAAGTGGCCTATATTGTTCATGATGCAGGTATCAAGCTGCTTGTTGTTAAAAAACCGATGGCGCTGGAAGATCCCCTGAAAGAGATGGGCGGCCCTGAATGCGAGCAGGTTACGTTTGCTGAGCTTGAACAGGCTCCTGCGGAAACGCTGAAGGAAGTTCCGATGCAGCCGGATGATAACTGCAGCATTATTTATACATCCGGTACGACGGGCAGCCCGAAAGGGGCCATGCTGAGCCATACGGACCTGTGTGCCAATGCCCGGGATTTCACCATGGCTGTCCCATACAATGAAAAAGATACGGTCTTGTGTCTGCTCCCGATGTATCATTGCTTTGCCTGGACCGTGTGTGTTGCCAGCACCCTTCTGCACGGCGGACGCATTGTCATTCAGTCCGTTTATAACTTCAAGACCGCCATGCGGCTTGTGAGAAAACATAAAGTTACGGTGTTTACCGGTGTACCGGCTGTGTTCCGTCTGCTTTGTGAAAGCCGTGACCTCGAGTCGGTGGAATCGGTGCGCTTCTTTATCAGTGGTGCCGCACCGCTGGGCCTTGATCTCGGCCGCACGTTTGCTGTGAAATACGGGCGCCCCGTCTTTGAAGGGTATGGCCTTTCCGAAGCATCTCCGGTTGTTACTTTTAATTATCCCGGAAAAATCAAGATCGGTTCCATCGGAGTACCTATTCCGAACGTACAGGTGAAAATTGTCAGCCCCGACGGTAAGGAAATGGAACGCTGCGAACGCGGCGAAGTACTCGTCAAGGGACCTAACGTCATGTTAGGATATCTGAACCGGCCTGAAGAGACAAAGAGTACAATCGTTGACGGATGGCTTCATACTGGTGATGTGGGATATATTGACGAAGACGGTTTTGTGTTCCTTGTTGACCGGATCAAAGATCTCATTATTTCCAGCGGTGAAAACGTATATCCCCGGGAAATCGAAGAGGCCGCCTGCAAGTTTGAAGGCATCGCGGAAGCGGCTGTCATTGGTGTCCCGGATAAACTTCGCGGTGAATCAATCTGTATCTATGTGGTGCCGCAGGAAGGCATAAAGCCGAATCTGAAAGCGCTGCGTCAGTATTTGCTCGGTCAGGTTGCTCCTTATAAAGTCCCTCGCGAGTATTTTCTCGTTTCCGAGCTTCCGCGCACGGGACTTGGAAAAGTGCGCAAACCCGAACTGCGTAAAAAGGCGATTGCCGTGCTGTCGGAAAACAGGCTTGCCGGGAGGGTTTTATGA
- a CDS encoding peptidoglycan glycosyltransferase, producing the protein MKLKFPHLGKKKETKPEETKNSVPRWHHPGASEYRTFLRKEGVRGDFHPQNKILKLEPDKGLLSQGKNRARHIVFVVGAVLVVIIGRLFYLQVIDRANLQQKAVEQISGEHMEVSPRGSIVDRNGEELAVSMISQSLYVDPQEVRDNPENFPGGKAPIRDPRRVAAQKLAPILGMEENDLFERISSPDLRFVWIKRMLDPYEELEVKKMLKEEKLTGFHFQEESKRYYTKNKLAAQLLGFVGMDDKGLEGIESSMDDVLKGKPKKQNNFFDAKGNRIGKSGFNEVITRRMNTVELTIDANMQFILERSLDDAIARTKAASAAAILMDPNTGEILGMASRPTFDPNDFSEANQEAFKNRAVNIIYEPGSVFKPIMGCAGLMEGIITPDTPFDDQGSIDVGGRRIRNWDGHGRGHIKFEDVIKFSINTGMAALGLKLGGEKETEYAKSFGFGAPTGTDVPGEQSGILYDPKDMVPSDVATMAIGQGIAVTPLQMIRAICAIANGGKLVRPYVVRRVIAPNGEVIEETKPQVDRQVISEEVAAEMRDMMEKVVSEGGGRTAQIKGYKIAGKTGTAEKLSPKGGYIPGVYIASFVGFVPSDHPQYAMLIMLDSPQGAFYGSQVAAPIFKDTLQQILVAKGVQPSDSRDLPSVESLTLKNQPEPVELPELTPDEEGNVKLPKLEGYTIRQVQTILYGGGLFLVPEGSGISWKQDPPPGTVLHAGDTVTVSFR; encoded by the coding sequence GTGAAACTGAAGTTTCCGCACCTGGGAAAGAAGAAAGAAACGAAACCGGAAGAAACTAAGAATTCGGTGCCCCGCTGGCATCATCCGGGAGCGAGTGAATATCGGACCTTTCTCAGAAAAGAGGGTGTACGGGGAGATTTTCATCCCCAAAATAAGATTTTGAAACTGGAACCGGACAAGGGACTGCTCAGTCAGGGCAAGAACCGGGCTCGTCATATTGTTTTTGTCGTCGGAGCTGTACTTGTCGTAATTATAGGCCGACTTTTCTATCTGCAGGTTATTGACCGGGCCAACCTTCAGCAAAAAGCGGTCGAGCAGATCAGCGGGGAACATATGGAAGTTTCTCCCCGCGGCAGTATTGTGGACCGCAACGGGGAAGAACTGGCTGTCAGTATGATCAGCCAGTCCCTCTACGTGGACCCGCAGGAAGTTCGCGACAATCCGGAAAATTTCCCGGGCGGCAAAGCCCCCATTCGTGATCCCCGCCGCGTGGCGGCTCAAAAGCTGGCTCCAATTCTTGGGATGGAAGAAAATGACCTTTTTGAGCGTATCAGTTCGCCGGATCTCCGCTTTGTCTGGATCAAGCGTATGCTGGATCCTTATGAAGAACTGGAAGTCAAAAAGATGCTCAAGGAAGAAAAGCTTACAGGCTTCCATTTCCAGGAAGAAAGCAAACGTTATTATACAAAGAACAAACTGGCGGCCCAGCTTCTCGGCTTTGTCGGTATGGACGACAAAGGACTGGAAGGCATTGAATCGTCCATGGACGATGTGCTCAAGGGCAAGCCAAAGAAACAGAACAACTTCTTCGATGCTAAGGGCAACCGCATCGGCAAATCCGGGTTTAATGAGGTCATTACACGCCGCATGAACACAGTGGAACTTACAATCGATGCGAATATGCAGTTTATCCTCGAAAGAAGTCTGGACGATGCTATTGCCCGGACCAAGGCCGCCAGTGCGGCTGCCATCCTGATGGACCCGAATACAGGGGAAATCCTGGGGATGGCCAGCCGGCCGACCTTTGATCCGAACGATTTCAGTGAGGCCAACCAGGAAGCCTTTAAGAACAGGGCTGTCAATATCATTTATGAACCAGGTTCTGTCTTTAAACCTATCATGGGCTGCGCCGGGCTGATGGAAGGCATTATCACGCCGGATACTCCCTTTGACGACCAGGGATCCATTGATGTCGGCGGACGCCGGATCCGTAACTGGGATGGTCACGGCAGAGGACATATAAAATTTGAAGATGTTATCAAGTTTTCCATCAATACCGGTATGGCGGCCTTAGGCCTCAAGCTGGGCGGTGAAAAAGAAACGGAATATGCCAAGAGTTTCGGTTTTGGGGCACCGACGGGTACGGATGTACCAGGTGAACAGAGCGGCATCCTTTATGATCCGAAAGATATGGTACCTTCCGATGTGGCTACCATGGCTATCGGCCAGGGCATTGCCGTAACACCGCTCCAAATGATTCGTGCCATCTGTGCGATTGCCAACGGCGGGAAACTGGTGCGCCCCTATGTGGTGCGCCGTGTCATCGCGCCGAACGGTGAGGTCATCGAAGAGACTAAACCGCAGGTAGATCGTCAGGTCATCAGTGAAGAAGTAGCCGCAGAAATGCGGGATATGATGGAAAAAGTAGTTTCTGAAGGCGGCGGCAGGACTGCTCAGATTAAAGGCTATAAAATTGCCGGTAAGACGGGTACGGCTGAAAAATTGTCTCCCAAGGGAGGCTATATTCCCGGTGTTTACATCGCTTCATTTGTCGGATTTGTACCTAGTGATCATCCGCAGTATGCCATGCTGATTATGCTCGATTCCCCGCAGGGGGCTTTCTACGGATCTCAGGTTGCAGCGCCTATCTTTAAGGACACGCTGCAGCAGATCCTGGTGGCCAAGGGCGTACAGCCGAGTGATTCACGGGATCTTCCTTCCGTTGAATCCCTGACTTTGAAGAATCAGCCTGAACCTGTTGAACTGCCGGAACTTACGCCGGACGAGGAAGGAAATGTAAAACTGCCGAAACTGGAAGGTTATACCATCCGCCAGGTACAGACAATCCTCTACGGAGGCGGACTTTTCCTGGTACCGGAGGGCAGCGGAATCAGCTGGAAGCAGGATCCTCCGCCGGGCACGGTACTTCATGCGGGAGACACGGTGACCGTATCGTTCCGCTAG
- a CDS encoding DUF190 domain-containing protein, with amino-acid sequence MAAEFIKLKQLIIFVGEDFFCGDRPFYKVMLDVAAKYKLAGCTVFRGLQGYGSRVRGRERRMLISVSDAINLPVIITIIDTEAQINRVIPFLQENLTHGVAIVDDVNMLATDFVKKRFSKAVEDRENPALQE; translated from the coding sequence ATGGCAGCGGAATTCATAAAATTAAAACAGCTTATTATATTCGTCGGAGAAGATTTTTTCTGTGGAGACAGACCTTTTTATAAGGTCATGCTGGATGTAGCAGCAAAGTATAAACTTGCCGGCTGCACAGTGTTCCGCGGCCTTCAGGGCTATGGCAGCCGTGTACGCGGCCGTGAGAGAAGAATGCTCATCAGTGTTTCCGATGCAATTAATCTGCCAGTCATCATCACGATCATCGATACGGAAGCACAGATTAACAGAGTCATTCCTTTCCTGCAGGAAAATCTGACCCATGGTGTTGCAATTGTTGACGATGTCAACATGCTGGCTACTGATTTTGTGAAAAAACGTTTCAGTAAAGCTGTGGAAGATCGTGAAAATCCTGCACTGCAGGAGTAA
- the trmB gene encoding tRNA (guanosine(46)-N7)-methyltransferase TrmB — MRLRKKPWMAQALEAYTGKELLEEGLEEHKGQWSAFMGGRPIRLEIGCGKGKFLATLSGMHPDIAFLGMESQRDVCYYAVKKLREQKLDNARVLRADAAHLLDWFEPGEVDMIYLNFSDPWPKARHAKRRLTFHTFLAEYKQILKPHGHLRFKTDNDDLFDFSLEEFNNFGVQIVALTRDLHQSDILNEATTEYEDRFSGLGKNINFCEIVF; from the coding sequence ATGAGACTCAGAAAGAAACCTTGGATGGCTCAGGCTCTGGAAGCTTATACAGGCAAAGAACTTCTGGAAGAGGGACTGGAGGAACATAAGGGACAATGGTCCGCTTTTATGGGCGGACGGCCGATTCGTCTGGAAATTGGCTGCGGTAAAGGCAAATTTCTGGCCACTCTCAGCGGAATGCATCCGGATATTGCATTTTTAGGGATGGAAAGCCAGCGGGATGTGTGTTACTATGCTGTCAAGAAACTGCGGGAGCAGAAACTGGATAATGCCCGTGTGCTTCGGGCCGATGCTGCTCATTTGCTTGACTGGTTTGAGCCGGGTGAAGTGGATATGATTTACCTCAATTTCAGTGATCCCTGGCCGAAGGCCCGTCATGCCAAGCGCCGTCTGACTTTCCACACGTTCCTGGCGGAATACAAACAGATTCTTAAGCCGCATGGTCATTTGCGTTTTAAGACGGATAATGATGATTTGTTTGATTTTTCCCTTGAGGAATTTAATAATTTCGGCGTGCAGATTGTAGCTCTTACACGGGATCTTCATCAGTCCGATATCTTGAATGAGGCTACTACGGAATATGAAGATCGTTTCAGTGGTCTGGGCAAAAATATTAATTTCTGTGAGATTGTGTTTTAA
- a CDS encoding thioesterase family protein, whose amino-acid sequence MKELRIGAAAEASEMVMHTNTAKAMGSGSLDVYATPALLGLMEKAACALVDPCLDEDTTSVGISVSISHDAPTAVGKKVTAKAVLVGVDGRKLSFKVTASDEHGIIGQGSHERFLVKKDKFMAKLAAKYND is encoded by the coding sequence ATGAAAGAACTTAGAATCGGTGCAGCCGCCGAAGCCAGTGAAATGGTTATGCACACGAATACGGCCAAGGCCATGGGCAGCGGATCTCTCGATGTCTATGCTACGCCCGCCCTGTTGGGTCTCATGGAAAAAGCCGCCTGCGCACTTGTAGATCCGTGTCTCGATGAAGACACGACCAGCGTCGGTATCAGTGTTTCCATTTCTCACGATGCACCTACGGCCGTCGGTAAAAAAGTCACTGCCAAAGCCGTCCTGGTCGGCGTGGATGGAAGAAAGCTTTCCTTCAAGGTCACAGCTTCCGACGAACATGGCATTATCGGGCAAGGCTCCCACGAACGTTTCCTCGTTAAAAAGGATAAGTTCATGGCCAAGCTCGCTGCCAAATACAACGACTAA
- a CDS encoding bifunctional 5,10-methylenetetrahydrofolate dehydrogenase/5,10-methenyltetrahydrofolate cyclohydrolase, whose translation MKRTLVLRGKPVADEIRSSLKEVFANSEATLATYIIGDDPAAHVYKRSLIKCAHGLGVNTRDVELPADISQEEAEAELIKLSEDPTVTGILPLMPVPPQISQMALMNCIDPRKDMDCLHPLNSGEFYLGISPWGPCTPRACMKIIDYYHIPLVGRRVVMVGYGDVVGRPLTLMLVDRHATVTVCRSKTKNLPNILSQADIIFSAVGKPNLITEDMVRENCVLIDIGLSSQDGKLVGDISEGAKLHKAAAYTPVPGGVGVLSNLMVMETLTRNL comes from the coding sequence TTGAAAAGAACGCTCGTTCTCAGAGGAAAACCGGTTGCTGATGAAATTCGCAGCAGTTTGAAGGAAGTTTTTGCGAATTCGGAAGCCACGCTGGCAACCTATATTATTGGAGATGACCCGGCGGCCCATGTCTACAAGCGCAGTTTGATCAAATGTGCCCATGGGCTTGGCGTCAATACCCGTGATGTTGAACTGCCGGCTGATATTTCTCAGGAAGAAGCGGAAGCTGAGCTGATAAAACTCAGCGAGGACCCGACTGTGACAGGCATCTTGCCGCTTATGCCGGTACCGCCGCAGATCAGCCAGATGGCTCTGATGAATTGTATCGATCCCAGGAAGGACATGGACTGCCTGCATCCGCTGAACAGCGGGGAGTTCTATCTGGGCATCAGTCCCTGGGGACCCTGTACGCCAAGAGCCTGCATGAAAATCATAGATTACTACCATATTCCGCTGGTAGGCCGGCGCGTTGTCATGGTCGGCTACGGAGACGTAGTTGGCCGGCCGCTGACTTTAATGCTGGTCGATCGTCATGCCACAGTGACGGTTTGCCGCTCTAAAACAAAAAATCTGCCCAACATTTTGAGTCAGGCAGATATAATTTTCAGTGCTGTCGGAAAACCGAACCTGATCACTGAAGATATGGTGCGGGAGAACTGTGTACTGATTGATATCGGACTGTCCTCCCAGGACGGGAAACTGGTCGGTGACATCTCAGAAGGAGCAAAGCTCCATAAGGCAGCGGCATATACGCCGGTGCCCGGCGGTGTCGGTGTACTCAGTAACCTGATGGTCATGGAAACACTGACCCGCAATCTTTAA
- a CDS encoding radical SAM protein has translation MFGLYFDDYDTPVFRPPSEANSFILRVTRGCAHNQCTFCAMYKDVDFAVCPDQEISRQIAMAAHYAKNQVRRIFLADGDALVLPTEKLLRILGALYNLFPNLQRVTSYAGPKDILRKSDEELRTLREAGLKMLYFGLETGDTELLRKIKKGVTAEESIAAGQKVVRSGMKLSMMVIAGLGGKAGTHQHALETAKAVSAISPDMLSFLTLRLYKGTEMLRQYENGEFELLSPKELAEEAYEMLAHIDIAEGRHTLVRSNHISNYVNLKGTLPQDKEKLLQDLKTAIAHLSKLTDWEVYTNMEY, from the coding sequence ATGTTTGGACTCTATTTCGATGACTATGATACGCCTGTTTTTCGTCCTCCCAGTGAGGCTAATAGCTTTATTCTGCGGGTAACGCGGGGGTGCGCCCATAATCAGTGTACGTTCTGCGCCATGTATAAGGATGTTGATTTTGCTGTCTGCCCGGATCAGGAAATTTCCCGGCAGATTGCGATGGCGGCCCATTATGCCAAGAATCAGGTCAGACGGATTTTTCTGGCAGACGGGGACGCGCTCGTGCTTCCTACTGAAAAACTGCTCCGGATTCTGGGTGCGCTTTATAATCTTTTTCCGAATCTGCAGCGTGTGACTTCTTATGCGGGACCGAAGGATATCCTGCGTAAAAGTGACGAAGAGCTCAGGACACTGCGGGAGGCGGGTCTCAAAATGTTGTATTTTGGCCTGGAAACAGGTGATACTGAACTGCTTCGTAAAATCAAAAAGGGTGTGACTGCCGAGGAAAGCATTGCAGCAGGACAGAAAGTCGTCCGCAGCGGCATGAAGCTTTCCATGATGGTTATTGCCGGCCTTGGCGGCAAAGCAGGCACCCATCAGCATGCCCTGGAGACCGCAAAAGCAGTGTCCGCAATTTCTCCCGATATGCTGAGCTTTCTGACCCTGCGCTTATACAAAGGTACGGAAATGCTGAGACAGTACGAGAACGGCGAATTTGAACTGCTTTCCCCAAAAGAACTGGCTGAAGAGGCGTATGAGATGCTGGCACACATCGATATCGCAGAAGGGCGCCATACGCTCGTACGCAGCAACCACATTTCAAACTATGTCAACCTGAAGGGAACCCTGCCGCAGGATAAGGAGAAGCTGCTGCAGGATTTGAAAACTGCCATTGCCCATTTGTCAAAATTGACGGATTGGGAAGTTTATACTAACATGGAGTATTGA
- a CDS encoding sigma 54-interacting transcriptional regulator: MIRERRNKEKLTGYYNKFIDEGIIDPNVHPWVAESWRRCDARQLNHETMPVDGVRLSQEELAGRLELHRDVLHYVDGLFEQNKQYFNSHNLSMILVDEDGYVLKNYALPFFQRSIEDIQGMRVLEEDVGTSSLSVARAHNVPFLMFGPEMWIRECHSGDACSAPISVEGEARYFLAMFSLDQNELPYDILLSLLMTMKYSLENYLSMLEYWKASSLMAEDIPAAVFWVNRDGSIRYCNERARKRLDGHEKLEDVFLNYEHIPVQKGFEGKKTVRKEITWITQDRTYEDVTSVLPVTISGRVDSVVVVTMAIEDLKTTIAHATGYSSRYSLYSMVGNSSEFLALQHKAARVARGDNNILLQGEPGTGKQRLAHGIHQASPRAAAPLITVRGHEGNEKELEEEFFGHDDGAGHVTPGSLELANGGTLFLDEIEKFPTALGDVLADALKNGVLNKETGVRRKFNVRVIAACDSNLKRLTDKGLFSRALYELVIGTVIRVPPLWERGEDVEIIANHILTEMAARHNLPAKTLSKEAMQLLNTCHWPGNIKQLQGVIEQAFFHTAGSVIEADQIKLPGEHRIEKSWKHDKDAFIASWKQAGGNISKLALMLDVSRVTLYRYLKKYDLGPKKNK; this comes from the coding sequence ATGATAAGGGAACGGCGGAATAAAGAAAAACTGACAGGTTATTACAATAAGTTTATTGATGAGGGCATTATCGATCCTAACGTGCATCCGTGGGTTGCCGAATCCTGGCGCCGCTGCGACGCTCGTCAGCTGAACCACGAAACCATGCCGGTAGACGGCGTACGCCTGAGCCAGGAAGAACTGGCCGGCAGACTGGAACTGCACCGTGATGTGCTGCATTATGTGGATGGCTTGTTTGAACAAAACAAGCAGTATTTCAACTCCCACAACCTCTCCATGATTCTGGTGGATGAAGATGGGTACGTACTGAAGAATTATGCTCTGCCGTTTTTTCAGCGCAGTATCGAAGATATCCAGGGCATGCGCGTCCTGGAGGAGGATGTAGGTACCTCCAGTCTTTCTGTGGCACGCGCTCACAATGTACCTTTCCTGATGTTCGGCCCGGAAATGTGGATCCGCGAATGTCATTCCGGTGATGCGTGCTCCGCTCCAATCAGTGTAGAAGGTGAAGCCCGCTATTTTCTGGCTATGTTCTCTTTGGACCAGAACGAGCTCCCTTATGATATCCTGCTGAGTCTTCTGATGACGATGAAGTACTCACTGGAAAATTATCTCAGTATGTTGGAATATTGGAAAGCCAGCAGCTTGATGGCAGAAGATATTCCGGCCGCCGTGTTCTGGGTCAATCGTGACGGAAGCATCCGCTACTGTAACGAACGCGCCCGGAAACGTCTGGACGGCCATGAAAAATTGGAAGATGTCTTCCTGAATTATGAGCATATCCCTGTTCAGAAGGGATTTGAAGGTAAAAAAACAGTCCGCAAGGAAATTACCTGGATTACCCAGGATCGTACGTATGAAGATGTAACGAGCGTCCTGCCTGTTACCATCAGCGGCCGTGTCGACAGTGTGGTAGTGGTGACGATGGCTATCGAGGATTTGAAAACAACCATTGCTCACGCAACGGGATACAGCTCCCGGTACAGCCTCTACAGCATGGTCGGTAACTCCAGCGAGTTCCTGGCTTTGCAGCATAAGGCAGCCCGTGTGGCCCGCGGCGATAACAATATCCTTCTTCAGGGTGAACCGGGTACGGGCAAGCAGCGTCTGGCCCATGGCATCCATCAGGCCAGCCCGAGGGCAGCGGCTCCACTTATTACGGTCCGCGGTCACGAAGGCAATGAAAAAGAATTGGAAGAAGAATTCTTTGGTCACGATGACGGTGCCGGCCATGTAACGCCGGGCAGTCTGGAACTGGCTAACGGAGGAACACTGTTCCTGGATGAAATCGAGAAGTTTCCGACGGCCCTGGGCGATGTACTGGCAGATGCCCTGAAAAATGGTGTCCTCAATAAAGAAACCGGCGTCCGCCGTAAATTCAACGTGCGGGTCATCGCCGCCTGCGATTCTAACTTGAAACGGCTTACTGATAAGGGCCTGTTCTCCAGAGCCCTCTATGAACTCGTCATTGGTACGGTAATCCGTGTTCCGCCGCTGTGGGAACGCGGGGAAGATGTGGAAATCATTGCCAATCATATCCTTACGGAAATGGCAGCACGGCATAATCTGCCGGCTAAGACCCTTTCGAAGGAAGCCATGCAGCTTCTTAACACGTGCCATTGGCCCGGCAACATCAAACAGCTGCAGGGTGTTATTGAGCAGGCATTCTTCCATACGGCGGGCAGCGTAATCGAAGCTGATCAAATCAAGCTGCCGGGTGAACATCGCATTGAAAAGTCCTGGAAACATGATAAGGATGCCTTTATTGCTTCCTGGAAACAGGCCGGCGGTAATATCAGTAAACTGGCACTGATGCTGGATGTCAGCCGTGTTACGCTTTACCGGTACCTGAAGAAGTACGATTTAGGGCCTAAGAAAAACAAATAA